A segment of the Streptomyces sp. NBC_00091 genome:
AGTTCGAGGCGGAGCATTTCCGCCAGGTCGTCGAGGTGGTCGGAGGTCAGGGCGGTGCTGAGGACGGTGTGGTGCGGTCCTCCGGCCGTCAGCCAGGATTCGGTGGAGGTCCGCAGGTCGGGGCGGGGCCGCCAGACCGCGCGGGCAACGGGCAGGGCGGGCAGCGGGTGAGGGGGCGCCACCACGTCGATGTCATTGGCGATCAGGCGGAAGCGGTCGCCGAGGTCGGCGAGCCCGACCACCACGGCCGGGCCGGGGGCCGCGTCGAACACCAGGCGCACCGGGTCCTCCCGCCCGCCGATGCCGAGGGGGTGGATCTCGCAGCTGGGCCTGGCGGCGGCGATGGTGGGGCAGACTTCCAGCATGTGCGCACCGAGGATGAGCTCGTTGCCGGGTGTCAGGTCGTAGGTGTAGTCCTCCATGAAGGAGGTGCCGCCGGGGAGGCCGGCGGCAGCCACTTTGAGGGCGCGCAGCAGGACGGCGGTCTTCCAGTCGCCCTCTCCTCCGAAGCCGTACCCCTGGGCCATGAGCCGCTGGACGGCGAGGCCGGGCAGCTGGCGCAGTCCGCCCAGGTCCTCGAAGTTGGTGGTGAAGGCTCCGAAGCCGCCCGTTTCGAGGAAGGTGCGCAGGCCGGCTTCGATGCGGGCCGCGTAACGCAGCGCGTCGTGCCGTTCGCCGGCCGGTCGCAGTTCCGGCGCCAGGTCGTACAGGTCGGCGTACTCCTCGACGAGGGAAGCCACCTCGGTCTCGTCCGCGTCGTCGACGACCTCCACCAGGTCGTTGACGCCGTAGGTGTTGACGGAGACGCCGAAGCGCAGCTGGGCCTCGACCTTGTCGCCCTCGGTGACGGCCACGTCGCGCATGTTGTCGCCGAAGCGGGCGACCTTGAGGGTGGCCAGTTCGGATCGTGCGGCGGCCGCCCGCGCCCAGACCGCGACGCGTGCGCTCGTCACCGGATCGGTGACGTGGCCGGCCACGGTCTTGCGGGGTACGCCGAGACGGGTCTGGATGTGCCCGAACTCGCGGTCTCCGTGGGCGGCTTGGTTGAGGTTCATGAAGTCCATGTCGATGGTGTCCCAGGGCAGGGCCACGTTCGACTGGGTGTGGAGGTGCAGCAACGGCTTGCGCAGCGCGTCCAGTCCGGCGATCCACATCTTGGCCGGCGAGAAGGTGTGCATCCAGGCGATGAGCCCGATGCACCGGTCGTCGGCGTTCGCGTCGAGGCACACCCGGCGGATGGCGTCGGCGTCGGTCAGTACCGGCTTCCACACCACACGCGCGGGAATGCCGGAGGCGTCGGCCAGCGCGCCGGCTATCTGCCGCGACTGTTCGGCGACCTGCTTCAGCGTCTCCTCCCCGTACAGGCCTTGGCTGCCGGTGAGGAACCAGATCTCCTGGGCGGGGAATGTTCGGCTGGGCACATGGACTCCTGAAGGTGACGTCCCGCAGCGCTGGTGAGGGCGGCGCGCGGGTGGGGATTCGGGAACGGACAACGGGGGCGGGGGTCAGTCCGCGGTGTGGGTCGTGTCGCGGATGTGCCTCAGGCGGTGCAGCAGGCCACCAGTGGCGAAGTGGTCGTGCAGGAGCCGGTATTCGGCGAAGAGGGCGTCGTAAGCGTCGGCCCGCGGGGCGTCGGGCATGTAGACGGCCGGCAGCCGGCGACCCATGGCGGCGGTGGCCGTCCGTACGTCGCTGTGCGCGCCGGCGGCTACGGCGGCGTGGATGGCCGACCCGAGGGCGGGGCCCTGGTCGGACGCCGCGAGGGAGACGGGGCGGCGCAGCACGTCGGAGTAGATCTGCATCAGCAGTTCGTTCTTGGCCAGTCCGCCGGCGACGATGAACTCGTGGACCGGTACGCCGCCTGCTTCCAGGGCCTCCACGATGACGCGGGTGCCGAACGCGGTGGCTTCGAGCAGCGCGCGGTAGACGTCCTCGGGGCGGGTCGCGAGGGTCAGACCCACGATGACTCCGGAGAGGTGGTGGTCGACGAGGACCGAACGGTTGCCGTTCAGCCAGTCGAGGGCGACCAGTCCGTGTCCGCCGACCGGCTGGCCGGCGGCCTTCCGGGTCAGCAGGGTGTGCAGGTCCTCGCCGCGCTCGGCTGCCTCGGCGAGATAGTCCGACGGGACGCCTTGGTCCAGCACCCAGGCGAAGATGTCGCCGACCGCGCTCTGGCCGGCCTCGTAGCCGTAGGTTCCCTCGACGATCCCGCCGGCCACGACACCACAGATGCCGGGGACGTCGGCGAGGACGGGGGCGTTCACGACGTGGCAGGTGGAGGTCCCCATGATGGCGAGCAGCTGTCCGTCCTCGACGGCCTGGGCCGCCGCTGCGGTGACATGGGCGTCGACGTTGCCCGCGGCCACGGCGATGCCGGGGCGCAGCCCTGTCCACGCTGCCGCCTCCGTACTGAGCGAGCCCACTCGTGAGCCCAGAGCGGAGAGGGGGAATTCGAGGCGGGTGCGTGCGAAGTCGGCGAACCGGGGGTTCAGCGCGGCCAGGTACTCCTCGCTCGGGTAGGCGCCGTCCTGGTGGATGCCCTTGTATCCGGCGGTGCAGGCGTTGCGGGACTCGGTTCCGGTGAGCTGCCACACGATCCAGTCGGCGGCTTCGATCCACCGCGCGCAGCTTTCGTAGACGAGCGGGTCCTCCTCCAGGACCTGGAGGGCCTTCGCGAACTGCCACTCGGCGGAGATCCGGCCGCCGTAGCGGGAGATCCACTTCTCCCCGCGGGCGTGGGCGAGCTCGTTGATGCGGTCGGCATGCGACTGGGCCGCGTGGTGCTTCCACAGCTTGGGCCACGCGTGCGGCCGTCCGGCGAGCTCGGTCTCGGCGAGGGGAGTCCCGTCGGCCAGCGTGGGCAGGACGGTGCAGGCGGTGAAGTCGGTGGCGATGCCGATCACCGCGGCGGGATCGATCCCGGCCGCCGCCAGGGCCTGCGGGACGGCGTGACGCAGTACGTCCCGCCAGTCCTGGGGGTGTTGCAGGGCCCAGTCCGGAGGCAGTGGCGCACCGCCTTGCGGCAGGTACCGGTCGATGACGCCGTGCCGGTAGGCGTGGACCGCCGCGGCCAGCTCCTGACCGTCGCTGACCCGCACCACCACGGCGCGGCCCGACAGCGTGCCGAAGTCGACGCCGACCGTGTACTGCTCCGATTCCTCGGAAGGAGGGGTGGGCGCGAGGAGATGAGGTGACGTCAACAGAGTGCCTTTCGAAGGAGCCGTGGGCGGCACGCGGCGCGGCCCGGCAGCCGGAGATGCCGTCCCGACCATCCTGGCGGTCGGCGGAGGATCCGATGAGCTTGCAGTGTGAGCGCTAACAATGTCGATAGGCAAGGGGTCTGCGTGGATCATGTGGGAGCCCCCCTTGGCGCGGCGGCCTTCGTATACGGGGACTCGCCTCGATGTGTCGTTGATTCGAGGCGGGTTGAGGTCTCCGATTCGGGTAGCGGGGTCGATGGTCGCGCGAACGGATGGAGTCCGCCTTGTTGCCGCACGTGACGCGGTAACGGACAGGTAACGCGTGCAAAGGGGTTGAGAACCCGGCTTGTTAGCGCTCACAATGCGACGGCGCCCCCTCAAGGGCATCCCGCTCCTGTCACCCCGCCCCCGGCCCCGCCACGCCCCTGACCGCGGGCGCAGCCCGGTACCGGCCGTGCGGAGCCTCATCCGTAGCCCCCGAAAGGACACCCGTCATGGCTCGCAGAGCAGCCCTCGTCCTCACCGCCGCCCTTCTCGCCTCCTCGGCGTTGACCGCCTGCTCGACCGAGGGCCCCGCCTCCGCCCCGGCCTCCGGGTCCAAGTCGGGCTCCGGAGGCACGATCACCATGGGCTTCGCCCAGGTCGGCGCCGAGAGCGGTTGGCGTACCGCCAACACCAAGTCCGTCCAGGAGGCTGCGAAGAAGGCCGGGATCGAACTCAAGTTCTCCGACGCGCAGCAGAAGCAGGAGAACCAGATCAAGGCGATCCGCACCTTCATCCAGCAGAAGGTCGACGTGATCGCCTTCTCGCCGGTCGTGGAGTCCGGCTGGGACACGGTGCTGAAGGAGGCCAAGGATGCGGGCATCCCGGTCATCCTCACCGACCGCGCCGTGGACACCAAGGACACCTCCCTCTACAAGACCTTCCTGGGCTCGGACTTCGTCAAGGAGGGCAAGTCCGCAGGCGAGTGGCTGACCGGCGCGTACGCGAACGAGCAGGGCCCGGTCAACATCGTCGAGCTCCAGGGCACCACGGGCTCCGCACCAGCCAACGACCGCAAGGCCGGCTTCGCCGACGCCATCCGCGCCGACGGCAAGTTCAAGATCGTCGCCTCACAGACGGGCGACTTCACCCGCGCCAAGGGCAAGGAGGTCATGCAGGCGTTCCTGAAGTCCCAGAAGGACATCGACGTCCTCTACGCCCACAACGACGACATGGCCCTCGGCGCCATCCAGGCCATCGAGGAATCCGGCAAGAAGCCCGGTACGGACATCAAGGTGATCTCGGTGGACGGAATCAAGGACGCCTTCGTCGCCATGACCGAGGGCAAGATCAACGTCGTGGTGGAGTGCAACCCGATGCTCGGCGACCAGCTGATGGAGCTGGCCAAGAAGGTCGTGGCGGGGGAAAACGTGCCGACCCGGGTCGAGACCCAGGAGGGCGTATTCACGCAGGACAAGGCCGCGGCCGCCCTGCCGTCCCGGAACTACTGACGCGACAGGTTCCGGTGCCGGAGGAGGCCCGGCTCCGGTGCCTCCTTCACCATCCGGAGCCCGCTCCACCACCCCACACATGAGAGGAGGGCGGATGGCATCTCCGTCCACCCCGCCGCCCACGGGCGGCGGCGGCCCGCGTCCGGTCCTGGAAGCCCACGGCATCCGCAAGCGGTTCCCGGGCGTGCTCGCCCTCGACGGAGTCGCCCTGCGGCTCTTCCCCGGTGAGGTGCACGCCCTGATGGGCGAGAACGGCGCCGGGAAGTCCACCTTGATCAAGGTGCTCACCGGCGTCCACCCCGCCGACGGCGGCACCATCCTCGTGGACGGCCGGCCCCACGCGTTCACGGACCCCCTCCAGGCGCAGCAGGCCGGAATCAGCACCGTCTACCAGGAGGTGAACCTCTGCCCGAACATCTCGGTCGCCGAGAACATCCTCATCGGGCGCGAACCGCGCCGGTTCGGTCTCATCCACTGGTCCGCGATGCGGCAGCGGGCGGCCGAGCTGCTGACGGAACTGGACCTCGAACTGGACGTCACCAGTCTGCTCGATTCGCATTCCCTGGCGGTGCAGCAACTGGTCGCCATCGTCCGGGCGGTGGACGTCTCGGCGAAGGTGCTCGTGCTGGACGAACCCACCTCCAGTCTGGATCGGGAGGAGGTCGCCCAGCTCTTCACCCTGGTCCGGCGCCTGCGGGACCGCGGTGTGGCCATCCTGTTCGTCACGCACTTCCTCGACCAGGTATTCGATCTCTGTGACCGCGTCACCATCCTGCGCAACGGGCGCCTGGAAGGCGAGTACCCCATCGGCGAGCTCACCCCGGTGACGCTGGTGCAGCGCATGATCGGCGGAGAGCTGGCCACCCTCGACCAGCTGTCCGGCCGTGCCCACGAGGAAGCGGCCGAACGGGCGGCCGGCGAGCCGTTCCTCCAGGCGCGACAGCTGACCCGTACGGGCTCGATCGAACCGTACGACCTCGACATCCATGCCGGCGAGGTCATCGGACTGGCCGGTCTCCTGGGCTCGGGCCGCACCGAGGTGGCGCGCCTCCTGTTCGGCGCGGACAGCGCGGACTCCGGAGACGTGAGCATCGAGGGCAAGAAGGTACTCCTGCGCACCCCCCGCCACGCCATCGCCCGGGGCATCGCGTTCTGTTCCGAGAACCGCAAGTCCGAGGGACTGGTGGGCGAGCTCACGGTCCGCGAGAACATCATCCTCGCGTTGCAGGCCGCCCGCGGCTGGACCAGGCCGCTGGCTCGTGCGAAACAGGACGAACTGGCACGGCACTGGATCGAAGCCCTGGACATCCGCCCCGCCGACCCCGAAGCGCAGGTGCGCCACCTCAGCGGAGGCAACCAGCAGAAGGTCCTCCTCGCGCGCTGGCTGCTGACCGCACCCCGGCTCCTGATCCTCGACGAACCCACCCGGGGCATCGACATCGGGGCCAAGGCAGAGATCCAGAAGCTCGTGGCCCGCCTGGCGGGCGAAGGCACCGCGGTGCTGTTCATCTCGGCGGAACTCGAAGAGGTCCTGCGCCTGAGCCACCGCATCGCCGTGCTCCGAGACCACCGCATGGTGGCCACCCTGGCGAACGACGACACCGTCACGCCCGAACGCCTCCTCACGACCATCGCCACCGGAACGGACTCATGACCACCCAGCCCGCCAAGTCCGAGGCGGCCGCCGCGGTCGGGAGACGGCTGGCCGGCCACCGCCTGCTGTGGCCCGCGCTCATCCTGCTCGCCCTGCTCCTCGGCAACCTCGCGTTCCACCACGACTTCTTCTCCGTCCGCGTACGCGACGGCCACCTCTACGGCAGCCTCATCGACATCCTGCAGTTCGGTGCGCCCCTCATCCTGGTGGCGCTCGGCATGACCCTGGTCATCGCCACCCGCGGGATCGACCTCTCGGTGGGTTCCACCGTCGCCATCGCCGGCGCGCTCGCCTGCGCGCACATCTCCACCGCCGCACGACCCGGCAGCGTCGCCACCCTGCTCACGGCCGTCGCCCTCGCGCTCGGTGTCGCCCTCGTGCTGGGCCTCGCCAACGGCTTCCTCGTGTCCGGGCTGGGGGTGCAGCCCATCGTGGCCACCTTGATCCTCATGGTCGCGGGCCGCGGCGTCGCCCAGCTGATCACGGACGGCCAGATCGTCACGGTGACCAGCGCCCCCTACAAGATGATCGGGGGCGGCTACTGGCTGACCTTCCCGTTCGCCGTCCTCCTGGCAGCCGCCCTCGTCGCGCTCACCGCCTTCGTCACCCGCCGCAGCGCACTCGGCATGCTGATCGAGTCCGTCGGCGGCAACCCCGCCGCCAGCCGCCTGGTCGGCATCAGGGCCGGCGGTCTCCTCGCCCTGGTCTACGTCTTCAGCGCGCTGTGCGCCGCCGTCGCCGGGCTGATGATCAGTTCCAACGTCTCCAGCGCCGACGGCAACAACGCCGGACTGTGGATCGAACTCGACGCGATCCTCGCCGTCGTCGTCGGCGGCACCGCCCTGACCGGAGGGCGCTTCTCCCTCGGCGGCACCGTGCTGGGCGCCCTGATCATCCAGACCTTGTCCACCACCGTCTACAGCCTCGGCGTCCCACCCGAGACCACCCTCGTCTTCAAGGCCTTCGTCGTCATCGTCGTCTGCCTCGTGCAGTCCCCGGTCTTCCGGGCCAAGGTCCTGCGCCGCCGCCGCAGGACGACCACTCCCCGAACCCACACCACGGCGGGCGCCGCCCCGCAGCAGCAGGAGGTACGCGCATGAGTACCGGCATCGCGAGCGCCGCCGCGCAACTCACCCGTCCCTTCGCGACCGTGTCCCCGCGCATCCGCACCCGTATCCCACTGATCGTCACGGCCGTCCTGCTGGCCGTCATGTTCGGCGTCGGATCGGTGCGCTACGAGGGCTTCCTCTCCGCGCAAGTCGTACTGAACCTGCTGATCGACAACGGATTCCTCCTGGTCGTCGCGGTCGGGGCGACCTTCGTCATCCTCACCGGCGGCATCGATCTGTCCGTCGGCTCCATGGTGGCCCTGTCGACCATGCTCACCGCCTGGCTGGTCGAGTCGCACGGCTGGCCCCTGGCCACCGTCATCCCACTGGTCCTGCTGGTCGGCGCCGCGAGCGGGACGCTCATGGGCTGGATCATCCACACCTTCGAGATCCAGCCGTTCATCGTCACCCTGGCCGGCATGTTCCTCGCCCGCGGGCTCTGCTACACGATCAGCACCGAATCCATCACGATCAGCGACCCCACCACGGCCGGAATCGCACAGACCCGGCTGTACGGGCCGGGAGGACTGTTCGTCTCGATCCCGGTGGTCATCGCCCTGGCCGTGCTGGTGATCGCCTTCGTCGTACTCCACCACACGCGCTTCGGCCGCAACGTGTACGCGCTGGGCGGCAACGAGTCTTCCGCACGACTGATGGGTCTTCCGGCGGGCTCCACCAAGATCGCCGTATACGCCGTCAGCGGCCTGTGCTCCGCACTCGGCGGCCTGCTGCTGACCTTCTATATGCTCTCCGGCTACGCCCTCCACGCCATGGGCATGGAACTCGACGCGATCGCCGCCACCGTGATCGGCGGCACGCTGCTGACCGGAGGCTCCGGCTTCGTCCTGGGCACCGCCCTCGGCGTGCTCGTCCTCGGCACGATCCAGACGGTGGTCAACTTCCAGGGCACGCTCAGCTCCTGGTGGACCCGGATCGTCATCGGCGCCCTGCTGCTCGTGTTCATCGTGCTGCAACGCCTGATGAGCGGCCGCCGCCCTGCCGCCGACTGACTCCGGCCCCGCAGCCCATCAGCCCGAGCCACCGCGTTCGCGTGCCGCGATCACAGCCTGCTTCCCGGCGCGCCCTCCGGTGGACCGACTTCCAGGGAATACCGCCATGGAATACGCACACGAATCTGTCGACCAGGCCGCCGAGCCCAGGCGGACGGCCGCCTGTCCGCGGACGGCCCGCCCCCTGCGCCTGGACGATGGCGGAACGGGGGAGAGGTGGCAGTTCGGCTTCCCCGGCAGGGCCCGCGCCGAGGTCCACACGCGCGGCGCCAGGCTCCGTTCCCTGATCCTGCCGGACCGCTGGGGCCACACCGCCGACGTGGTGCTCGCGCCCCGCGACCCCGCCGCCTGCGAGGGCTCCGCACGCTACTTCGGTGCGACGGTGGGCCGTTACGCCAACCGCATCGCGCGCGGCGGGCTCGTCGTCGACGGAGTCACCCACCAACTCGCCACCCAGGAGACCGGGCACACACTGCACGGCGGTCCCGACGGGTTCGACCAGCGCCTGTGGCGGTGCGAACCCTTCCACTCGGCGCACCGCACCGGTGTCCGCCTGTTCCTGCACAGCCCCGACGGCGACCAGGGATTCCCCGGTGCCCTGAACGTGCGCCTCACCTACACACTGGACCGCGACGACAACCTGACGATGTCGTACCAGGCGGTCGCCGACGCGCCGACGATCGTCAACCTCACCAACCACGCCTACTGGAACCTCGAAGGGGAGGGGCGCGGCAACGTCCTGGCCCACCACCTCCAGGTCGCGGCCCCCCTCTACACCCCGGTCGACGCCGAGTTGATCCCCGACGGCCCTCACCGCCCGGTCAGCGACACCCCGTTCGACCTCCGCCGGCACCGGCGCCTCTCCGACGTTCTGACCCATACGGAGGCGCAACTGGCTCTCGCCGGCGGAGGCTTCGACCACAACTGGGTCCTCGACGACGCCCGGCGAGCCACTCCTCGGAAGGCCGCTGTGCTGTACGCCCCCGCATCCGGCCGCCGCATGGAGGTGCGCACCACGGAACCGGGCATCCAGGTCTATACCGCGCAAGGCCTGACCGGTGACATCACGGGCAAGGCAGGCAGGCCGTACCACGCCTACGCGGGGGTCGCGCTGGAGACCCAGCACTTCCCGGACTCCCCGAACCGCCCCGACTACCCGACGGTCGTCCTGCGCCCGGGCGAGCTGTACCGGTCGACCACGATCCACAGCTTCACCACGGTCACCGCCTGAGAGGGGCGGCGGCCGTAGCCGCTGTCCGGTGCCGGGGGGCACCGGACAGCGGATTTTGGTGCCTGCGCCGGCTTCCCCCGTACGAGGTGCCCCCGGGGCCCGGCTCCCTGCAGGAGGGGTCAACCGCCGGTCACGTGGGGGTCATTCGCCGGGGGGAGCGACCCTTCGGGCCGTGCTGGCGCGCACGATGAGCTCGGGCGCCACCACCAGGTGCGTCGACTCGTCGGTCCTGCCCTCGATGTGGTCCAGGAGCAGCCCGATGCTGTCGCGGCCGAGCGAGGCGAAGTCCTGGCGGATCGTCGTCAGCGGGGGCGGGAAGAACTCTGCCTCGGGGATGTCGTCGAAGCCGGCGACCGCCACGTCCTCGGGCGTCCGCAGGCCCGCTTCCCGCAGAGCCCGCAGGACACCGAGGGCCATCTGGTCGTTGGCGACGAACACCGCGGTGAGGCCGGCTCCCCGCCCTCGTGATGCCAGGACCCGCCCCGCCAGCTGCTGGCCGGCCTGGTATCCCGACAGCGGACTCCAGTCGCCGCGCAGCACGGGCGGCACCTCGGCGCCGGCATCGCGCAGCGCGTCCTCCCACCCCTGTGTGCGGGCCTCGCTCTCGAGCCAGTCGGGGGGGCCCGCCACGTGCCACACGGTGGCGTGGCCCGACGCGAGAAGGTGCTCCGTGATCATGCGGGCGCCGAGGTTCTGGTCCAGCGACACCCCCGGCAGGTCGAGGGTGTGGCCGCCTTCCACGGTGACCACGGGGCACGGTGCTTCCAGTGCCGCCAGGGCGCGCACCGCGGCGCGTTGCGGAGTGACGGCGACGATCCCCTCCACCCCCCACCCGGCGAGGTGCTGCATGGCTTCCGCGAGGGCTGTCTGCGTGGCGGTCCGAAGCGTGACGGCGGACGTCAGGTAGCCGCGGTCCCGAGCGGCCTCCTGCACTCCCGCCACGGTGCTCGCGG
Coding sequences within it:
- the araA gene encoding L-arabinose isomerase: MPSRTFPAQEIWFLTGSQGLYGEETLKQVAEQSRQIAGALADASGIPARVVWKPVLTDADAIRRVCLDANADDRCIGLIAWMHTFSPAKMWIAGLDALRKPLLHLHTQSNVALPWDTIDMDFMNLNQAAHGDREFGHIQTRLGVPRKTVAGHVTDPVTSARVAVWARAAAARSELATLKVARFGDNMRDVAVTEGDKVEAQLRFGVSVNTYGVNDLVEVVDDADETEVASLVEEYADLYDLAPELRPAGERHDALRYAARIEAGLRTFLETGGFGAFTTNFEDLGGLRQLPGLAVQRLMAQGYGFGGEGDWKTAVLLRALKVAAAGLPGGTSFMEDYTYDLTPGNELILGAHMLEVCPTIAAARPSCEIHPLGIGGREDPVRLVFDAAPGPAVVVGLADLGDRFRLIANDIDVVAPPHPLPALPVARAVWRPRPDLRTSTESWLTAGGPHHTVLSTALTSDHLDDLAEMLRLELALIDETTTPRQFRRDLRWNQAYYRLALGL
- a CDS encoding ribulokinase, whose protein sequence is MTSPHLLAPTPPSEESEQYTVGVDFGTLSGRAVVVRVSDGQELAAAVHAYRHGVIDRYLPQGGAPLPPDWALQHPQDWRDVLRHAVPQALAAAGIDPAAVIGIATDFTACTVLPTLADGTPLAETELAGRPHAWPKLWKHHAAQSHADRINELAHARGEKWISRYGGRISAEWQFAKALQVLEEDPLVYESCARWIEAADWIVWQLTGTESRNACTAGYKGIHQDGAYPSEEYLAALNPRFADFARTRLEFPLSALGSRVGSLSTEAAAWTGLRPGIAVAAGNVDAHVTAAAAQAVEDGQLLAIMGTSTCHVVNAPVLADVPGICGVVAGGIVEGTYGYEAGQSAVGDIFAWVLDQGVPSDYLAEAAERGEDLHTLLTRKAAGQPVGGHGLVALDWLNGNRSVLVDHHLSGVIVGLTLATRPEDVYRALLEATAFGTRVIVEALEAGGVPVHEFIVAGGLAKNELLMQIYSDVLRRPVSLAASDQGPALGSAIHAAVAAGAHSDVRTATAAMGRRLPAVYMPDAPRADAYDALFAEYRLLHDHFATGGLLHRLRHIRDTTHTAD
- a CDS encoding ABC transporter substrate-binding protein, with product MARRAALVLTAALLASSALTACSTEGPASAPASGSKSGSGGTITMGFAQVGAESGWRTANTKSVQEAAKKAGIELKFSDAQQKQENQIKAIRTFIQQKVDVIAFSPVVESGWDTVLKEAKDAGIPVILTDRAVDTKDTSLYKTFLGSDFVKEGKSAGEWLTGAYANEQGPVNIVELQGTTGSAPANDRKAGFADAIRADGKFKIVASQTGDFTRAKGKEVMQAFLKSQKDIDVLYAHNDDMALGAIQAIEESGKKPGTDIKVISVDGIKDAFVAMTEGKINVVVECNPMLGDQLMELAKKVVAGENVPTRVETQEGVFTQDKAAAALPSRNY
- a CDS encoding sugar ABC transporter ATP-binding protein, which translates into the protein MASPSTPPPTGGGGPRPVLEAHGIRKRFPGVLALDGVALRLFPGEVHALMGENGAGKSTLIKVLTGVHPADGGTILVDGRPHAFTDPLQAQQAGISTVYQEVNLCPNISVAENILIGREPRRFGLIHWSAMRQRAAELLTELDLELDVTSLLDSHSLAVQQLVAIVRAVDVSAKVLVLDEPTSSLDREEVAQLFTLVRRLRDRGVAILFVTHFLDQVFDLCDRVTILRNGRLEGEYPIGELTPVTLVQRMIGGELATLDQLSGRAHEEAAERAAGEPFLQARQLTRTGSIEPYDLDIHAGEVIGLAGLLGSGRTEVARLLFGADSADSGDVSIEGKKVLLRTPRHAIARGIAFCSENRKSEGLVGELTVRENIILALQAARGWTRPLARAKQDELARHWIEALDIRPADPEAQVRHLSGGNQQKVLLARWLLTAPRLLILDEPTRGIDIGAKAEIQKLVARLAGEGTAVLFISAELEEVLRLSHRIAVLRDHRMVATLANDDTVTPERLLTTIATGTDS
- a CDS encoding ABC transporter permease encodes the protein MTTQPAKSEAAAAVGRRLAGHRLLWPALILLALLLGNLAFHHDFFSVRVRDGHLYGSLIDILQFGAPLILVALGMTLVIATRGIDLSVGSTVAIAGALACAHISTAARPGSVATLLTAVALALGVALVLGLANGFLVSGLGVQPIVATLILMVAGRGVAQLITDGQIVTVTSAPYKMIGGGYWLTFPFAVLLAAALVALTAFVTRRSALGMLIESVGGNPAASRLVGIRAGGLLALVYVFSALCAAVAGLMISSNVSSADGNNAGLWIELDAILAVVVGGTALTGGRFSLGGTVLGALIIQTLSTTVYSLGVPPETTLVFKAFVVIVVCLVQSPVFRAKVLRRRRRTTTPRTHTTAGAAPQQQEVRA
- the yjfF gene encoding galactofuranose ABC transporter, permease protein YjfF, whose amino-acid sequence is MSTGIASAAAQLTRPFATVSPRIRTRIPLIVTAVLLAVMFGVGSVRYEGFLSAQVVLNLLIDNGFLLVVAVGATFVILTGGIDLSVGSMVALSTMLTAWLVESHGWPLATVIPLVLLVGAASGTLMGWIIHTFEIQPFIVTLAGMFLARGLCYTISTESITISDPTTAGIAQTRLYGPGGLFVSIPVVIALAVLVIAFVVLHHTRFGRNVYALGGNESSARLMGLPAGSTKIAVYAVSGLCSALGGLLLTFYMLSGYALHAMGMELDAIAATVIGGTLLTGGSGFVLGTALGVLVLGTIQTVVNFQGTLSSWWTRIVIGALLLVFIVLQRLMSGRRPAAD
- a CDS encoding aldose epimerase family protein — protein: MEYAHESVDQAAEPRRTAACPRTARPLRLDDGGTGERWQFGFPGRARAEVHTRGARLRSLILPDRWGHTADVVLAPRDPAACEGSARYFGATVGRYANRIARGGLVVDGVTHQLATQETGHTLHGGPDGFDQRLWRCEPFHSAHRTGVRLFLHSPDGDQGFPGALNVRLTYTLDRDDNLTMSYQAVADAPTIVNLTNHAYWNLEGEGRGNVLAHHLQVAAPLYTPVDAELIPDGPHRPVSDTPFDLRRHRRLSDVLTHTEAQLALAGGGFDHNWVLDDARRATPRKAAVLYAPASGRRMEVRTTEPGIQVYTAQGLTGDITGKAGRPYHAYAGVALETQHFPDSPNRPDYPTVVLRPGELYRSTTIHSFTTVTA
- a CDS encoding LacI family DNA-binding transcriptional regulator, coding for MTQLPDVSRAPTMTDVARVAGVSHQTVSRVLSDHPNVSAKTRAAVTQVIEQLGYRRNSAARALATRRTHTLGVIAVNTTLHGPASTVAGVQEAARDRGYLTSAVTLRTATQTALAEAMQHLAGWGVEGIVAVTPQRAAVRALAALEAPCPVVTVEGGHTLDLPGVSLDQNLGARMITEHLLASGHATVWHVAGPPDWLESEARTQGWEDALRDAGAEVPPVLRGDWSPLSGYQAGQQLAGRVLASRGRGAGLTAVFVANDQMALGVLRALREAGLRTPEDVAVAGFDDIPEAEFFPPPLTTIRQDFASLGRDSIGLLLDHIEGRTDESTHLVVAPELIVRASTARRVAPPGE